In Synechococcus sp. PCC 6312, one genomic interval encodes:
- a CDS encoding Zn-dependent protease: MGWFLRPWWLFSLLLGLGLALGLSHSRGLANSHQDQQITLPPLQTHPFPPTLQAWSKPLPTSPGPGTPTADYFDQVKQTEVGYLIWSQFPIQVYIQPPDSPTAQAWIAAAQQAVQEWQAYLPLNLSANPTTADITIQANRPSHRSGERVRSAETFYELYVDPHHHLAHRCQVIVRPTQAPKYVLAALRHELGHALGIWGHSPLNSDALYFAQVADPPPISARDIQTLIRIYQQPTRLGWPIPVSSKKTIEKTHY; encoded by the coding sequence ATGGGTTGGTTCTTGCGTCCTTGGTGGCTGTTCTCTCTCCTATTAGGGTTAGGTCTAGCTTTGGGTCTCTCCCACTCACGGGGCCTGGCCAATAGCCATCAAGACCAGCAAATTACTCTCCCTCCCCTGCAAACCCATCCATTTCCGCCCACCCTCCAGGCCTGGTCTAAACCCCTTCCTACATCCCCCGGTCCTGGAACCCCCACTGCTGACTATTTTGATCAAGTTAAACAAACCGAAGTCGGGTATCTCATTTGGAGTCAGTTTCCAATTCAGGTTTATATTCAGCCCCCCGATAGTCCCACCGCCCAGGCCTGGATCGCCGCCGCCCAACAAGCCGTTCAAGAATGGCAAGCCTATCTACCCTTAAATCTATCGGCTAATCCGACTACGGCCGACATCACCATTCAAGCCAATCGGCCCAGTCATCGGAGTGGGGAGCGGGTCAGATCCGCCGAAACCTTCTATGAACTCTATGTTGATCCACACCATCATCTAGCCCATCGTTGTCAAGTCATCGTCCGCCCCACCCAGGCCCCGAAATATGTCTTAGCCGCTCTCCGTCATGAACTCGGCCATGCCCTCGGAATTTGGGGTCATAGTCCCTTAAACTCAGATGCCCTCTACTTTGCCCAAGTTGCCGACCCACCGCCTATTTCTGCCCGTGACATTCAAACCTTGATTCGTATCTATCAACAACCCACCCGTCTCGGCTGGCCTATCCCTGTTTCATCGAAAAAAACCATAGAGAAAACTCATTACTAG
- a CDS encoding monovalent cation/H(+) antiporter subunit G: MLTLLSYGCFGLGLVFWFLGTIPLLSQRSVLYKLHGLSVSDTLGSLTIIIGLLIKIPREWPLLVLAIISLAIWNTVLGYVLAYCSTPANSTLIPKDDHGRPL; this comes from the coding sequence ATGTTGACACTCTTAAGTTATGGTTGCTTTGGCCTGGGCCTGGTGTTTTGGTTTTTGGGGACAATTCCGCTGTTAAGTCAACGCAGCGTACTGTATAAACTTCATGGCCTTTCAGTCTCTGATACCTTGGGTTCCCTGACGATTATTATTGGTCTGTTAATCAAAATCCCGCGGGAATGGCCCCTATTAGTCCTGGCAATTATTTCTCTCGCCATCTGGAATACGGTCTTGGGCTATGTCTTAGCTTACTGCTCAACTCCAGCTAACTCCACCCTGATCCCGAAGGATGACCATGGCCGCCCACTCTGA
- a CDS encoding zinc-dependent dehydrogenase, with translation MKAQVFRGVNHLSYEELPLPDLGVDEVLVQVKVVGLCQSDIKKIRYPLYEPPRIFGHETAGVIAAVGENVKKWQIGQRVVVMHHIPCMRCDYCLNENYSMCHVYKTVTTTAGFIPSGGGFAEYVKVPGHIVENGGLIPIPDNISFDQASFVEPTNCCLKAVKKAQIAPGQTVLITGAGPIGLMFIMLVKYFGAKAIATDLIPARIKKAQQVGAEAAFDARDPDLVSQIQALTKGLGVDVSLLAVPSEKAFFQALDCTRKGGKILFFAEFPDQVEIPLNPNVLYQREIDLMGSYSSSYRVQALATDIVFNRRIDVDALISDRYPLAQLDQAVNQAVAPTPETYKILIYPEATSS, from the coding sequence ATGAAGGCGCAGGTGTTTCGGGGGGTTAATCATTTAAGCTACGAAGAACTTCCTCTTCCCGACTTAGGCGTTGATGAGGTTTTGGTACAAGTCAAGGTGGTGGGCTTGTGTCAATCGGATATTAAGAAAATTCGCTACCCCCTTTACGAACCCCCGCGGATTTTTGGTCATGAAACGGCCGGAGTCATTGCTGCGGTTGGCGAAAACGTTAAAAAATGGCAGATTGGGCAACGGGTTGTGGTGATGCATCATATCCCCTGTATGCGTTGTGATTACTGCCTGAATGAAAACTATTCCATGTGTCATGTGTATAAAACTGTGACGACTACGGCTGGATTTATCCCCAGTGGGGGTGGTTTTGCTGAATATGTCAAAGTTCCCGGCCACATTGTCGAAAACGGCGGACTAATTCCCATTCCAGATAACATTAGCTTTGACCAGGCCAGTTTTGTCGAACCAACCAATTGCTGTTTAAAAGCCGTTAAAAAGGCCCAAATTGCCCCAGGCCAAACCGTCCTCATCACCGGAGCCGGGCCGATTGGGTTGATGTTTATTATGTTGGTCAAATATTTTGGAGCTAAGGCCATCGCCACAGATTTAATCCCCGCCCGGATTAAGAAAGCCCAACAGGTGGGAGCCGAAGCGGCCTTTGATGCTCGGGATCCTGACTTAGTCAGTCAGATCCAGGCTTTAACCAAGGGCTTAGGGGTTGATGTTAGTTTATTAGCCGTTCCCAGTGAAAAGGCATTTTTCCAGGCCCTCGACTGTACCCGCAAAGGCGGTAAGATTCTCTTTTTTGCTGAGTTCCCCGATCAAGTGGAAATTCCCCTCAACCCCAATGTTCTCTATCAACGGGAAATTGACTTAATGGGCAGTTATAGTTCCTCCTATCGCGTCCAGGCCTTGGCTACGGATATTGTGTTTAACCGCCGCATTGATGTGGATGCCCTGATTAGTGATCGCTACCCCCTTGCGCAACTTGACCAGGCCGTGAATCAAGCTGTTGCGCCTACCCCAGAAACCTATAAGATTCTCATTTATCCAGAAGCGACCTCTTCCTAA
- the carB gene encoding carbamoyl-phosphate synthase large subunit, with translation MPRRTDLKKILLIGSGPIVIGQACEFDYSGTQACKALREEGYEVILINSNPATIMTDPETADRTYIEPLTPEIVEKVIAKEQPDAMLPTMGGQTALNLAVSLAKSGVLEKYGVELIGAKLPAIEMAEDRKLFKEAMARIGVPVCPSGLAETMAESKAIAHQIGSYPLIIRPAFTLGGTGGGIAYNQEEFEEIAASGLDASPVSQILIEQSLIGWKEYELEVMRDLADNVVIICSIENIDPMGIHTGDSITVAPAQTLTDKEYQRLRDASIKIIREIGVETGGSNIQFAVNPDNGDFIVIEMNPRVSRSSALASKATGFPIAKMAAKLAVGYTLDEIPNDITRKTPASFEPTIDYVVTKIPRFAFEKFPGSQAVLTTQMKSVGEAMAMGRTFQESFQKALRSLETGRAGWGCDQAEKLPSLEHIRANLRTPNPDRILTVRQAMLMGMTVEDIYELTAIDPWFLHEFQELLETEKFLKRKALTQITADEMWTVKQQGFSDRQIAYATKSTEDQVRAYRKSLAVIPVYKTVDTCAAEFEATTPYYYSAYERPTQRVNLESGQVETIAPDSEVLPATKPRVMILGSGPNRIGQGIEFDYCCCHAAYALSADGYETIMVNSNPETVSTDYDTSDRLYFEPLTKEDVLNIIEVEKPVGVIIQFGGQTPLKLAVPLQAYLNQQGPEGTTKIWGTSPDSIDIAEDRERFERILRELDIPQPANGLARSFNEALAVAQRISYPVVVRPSYVLGGRAMEIVYSDSELERYMTYAVLVEPDHPILIDKFLENAIEVDVDAIADAQGNVVIGGVMEHIEQAGIHSGDSACSLPPQTLSPQVLETIRAWSVSLAKALNVIGLMNLQLAVQGDQIFMIEANPRASRTVPFVSKAIGIPLAKIAARLMSGKTLAELGLTAEKIPNHVAVKEAVLPFEKFAGTDTLLGPEMRSTGEAMGIDVDFGQAFAKSQLSANQKLPLSGTVFVSMSNRDKKAIAPVIKDLQALGFQVLATEGTRAALLDSGLENIELVLKLHEGRPNVLDAIKNQQIHLILNTPSGEEAQADGRLIRRSALTYKIPMVTTIAGAKATAAAIKALQTNPLQVKAIQDYHSS, from the coding sequence ATGCCCCGTCGTACTGACCTGAAAAAAATTCTCCTGATTGGCTCAGGGCCCATTGTGATTGGCCAGGCCTGTGAATTTGACTACTCTGGCACCCAGGCCTGTAAGGCATTACGGGAAGAAGGCTACGAGGTAATCCTGATCAACTCCAACCCAGCCACGATCATGACGGATCCGGAAACAGCGGATCGCACCTACATTGAACCTCTCACGCCTGAAATTGTCGAAAAGGTGATTGCCAAAGAACAACCGGATGCCATGCTCCCAACCATGGGTGGGCAAACGGCCTTGAATTTAGCCGTGAGTTTGGCCAAATCTGGAGTACTGGAAAAATACGGCGTTGAGTTAATTGGGGCCAAGTTACCCGCGATTGAAATGGCTGAAGACCGGAAACTGTTCAAAGAAGCCATGGCTCGAATTGGTGTCCCGGTTTGTCCCTCGGGCCTGGCGGAAACCATGGCAGAGTCGAAGGCTATTGCCCACCAAATCGGGAGCTATCCCCTCATCATTCGGCCAGCGTTTACGCTTGGAGGAACCGGGGGCGGGATTGCCTACAACCAAGAAGAATTTGAAGAAATTGCCGCGTCCGGGTTAGATGCCAGTCCGGTCTCTCAGATTTTGATTGAGCAGTCCCTAATTGGCTGGAAAGAATACGAGTTGGAGGTGATGCGGGACTTAGCCGATAATGTGGTGATCATTTGCTCCATTGAAAATATTGACCCGATGGGGATTCATACTGGCGACTCGATTACCGTGGCTCCAGCCCAAACCCTGACCGATAAGGAATATCAACGCCTCCGGGATGCCTCGATTAAGATCATTCGGGAAATTGGTGTCGAAACCGGCGGCTCCAATATTCAATTTGCGGTGAATCCGGACAACGGCGACTTCATTGTGATTGAGATGAATCCCCGCGTTTCCCGTTCGTCGGCCCTGGCTTCTAAGGCGACTGGGTTTCCGATTGCCAAGATGGCGGCGAAACTGGCAGTGGGTTATACCCTCGATGAAATTCCCAACGACATCACCCGGAAAACCCCGGCCAGCTTTGAACCGACAATTGACTATGTTGTCACCAAAATTCCCCGGTTTGCCTTTGAAAAATTCCCTGGTTCCCAGGCCGTATTGACCACCCAAATGAAATCTGTTGGTGAAGCCATGGCCATGGGGCGAACCTTCCAAGAGTCGTTTCAAAAAGCATTACGGTCTCTGGAAACAGGCCGGGCGGGTTGGGGCTGTGATCAAGCGGAGAAACTCCCTAGTCTCGAGCATATTCGGGCTAACCTCCGGACTCCCAACCCCGACCGGATTCTCACGGTGCGCCAGGCCATGTTGATGGGAATGACCGTTGAGGATATTTATGAACTCACTGCCATTGATCCCTGGTTCTTACACGAATTCCAAGAATTATTAGAAACCGAGAAATTCCTCAAGCGCAAAGCCCTAACCCAAATCACTGCTGATGAAATGTGGACGGTGAAGCAACAGGGATTCAGTGATCGCCAAATTGCCTACGCAACCAAATCCACGGAAGATCAAGTGCGGGCCTATCGTAAATCCTTGGCTGTGATTCCGGTCTATAAAACCGTGGATACCTGCGCCGCTGAATTTGAAGCCACCACGCCCTACTACTACTCGGCTTATGAACGCCCCACCCAACGGGTAAATTTGGAATCCGGTCAAGTGGAAACCATCGCCCCCGACTCGGAAGTGTTACCAGCCACGAAACCACGAGTGATGATTCTCGGCTCTGGCCCGAACCGCATCGGCCAAGGGATTGAGTTTGACTATTGCTGTTGTCATGCCGCCTATGCTTTGTCTGCGGATGGCTATGAAACGATCATGGTCAACTCCAACCCGGAAACCGTCTCCACCGACTACGACACCAGTGACCGCCTTTATTTTGAACCCCTGACCAAAGAAGATGTTTTGAATATCATCGAAGTCGAAAAACCCGTGGGCGTGATCATTCAATTTGGCGGTCAAACGCCCTTAAAACTGGCGGTTCCGCTCCAGGCCTACCTAAATCAACAAGGGCCAGAAGGCACCACCAAAATTTGGGGTACATCACCAGATTCCATTGATATTGCTGAAGATCGGGAGCGGTTTGAACGGATTTTACGGGAGCTAGACATTCCTCAACCCGCCAATGGCCTGGCCCGGAGTTTTAATGAAGCCCTGGCCGTGGCCCAACGAATTAGTTACCCCGTGGTGGTTCGCCCCAGTTATGTTTTAGGCGGTCGGGCCATGGAAATTGTCTATTCCGACAGTGAACTGGAACGCTACATGACCTATGCCGTTTTGGTCGAACCGGATCACCCGATTTTGATTGATAAGTTTCTCGAAAATGCCATTGAAGTGGATGTGGATGCTATTGCTGATGCCCAAGGAAATGTGGTTATTGGTGGGGTGATGGAGCACATTGAACAGGCCGGGATTCACTCTGGAGATTCTGCTTGTAGTTTGCCGCCCCAAACCCTGTCGCCCCAGGTCTTAGAAACGATCCGGGCCTGGAGTGTCTCCTTAGCCAAAGCCTTGAATGTGATTGGCCTGATGAATTTGCAGTTGGCGGTGCAGGGGGATCAAATCTTTATGATTGAAGCCAACCCCCGCGCCTCTCGGACGGTTCCCTTTGTCTCAAAAGCCATTGGGATTCCCCTTGCCAAAATTGCCGCCCGCTTGATGTCAGGAAAAACCTTGGCAGAACTGGGTCTGACGGCAGAAAAAATTCCCAACCATGTGGCGGTCAAAGAAGCGGTGTTGCCCTTTGAGAAATTTGCTGGCACCGATACCCTCCTCGGCCCGGAAATGCGCTCCACGGGTGAAGCCATGGGGATTGACGTGGATTTTGGCCAGGCCTTTGCCAAGTCCCAACTCTCTGCTAATCAAAAACTGCCATTATCGGGAACGGTCTTTGTCTCCATGAGTAATCGGGATAAAAAAGCGATTGCCCCGGTGATTAAAGATTTACAGGCCCTGGGGTTTCAGGTTTTAGCGACAGAAGGGACACGGGCGGCCTTACTGGACTCTGGCCTGGAAAATATTGAACTGGTGCTCAAACTCCATGAAGGGCGGCCCAATGTTTTGGATGCCATCAAAAACCAACAAATCCATCTGATCTTGAACACCCCCTCCGGGGAAGAAGCCCAGGCCGATGGTCGGTTAATTCGCCGGTCTGCCTTGACCTATAAAATCCCGATGGTAACGACAATTGCCGGAGCCAAAGCCACCGCCGCTGCCATCAAAGCCCTGCAAACAAATCCCTTACAAGTGAAAGCGATTCAGGACTATCACAGTAGTTAG
- a CDS encoding DUF4040 domain-containing protein: MAAHSEPLMTGIMILLPLAAGMVVFQANPYYALVIRGILGAIAALIYALLGAADVALTEALVGTMLAITLYAVAVRSSLVMRLGVLAELCQNRDDNTCDPVNEAPFAEMIAAYRQIIAPYHLRLELVPYPDTEQLTQALKSRVVHGICHLSPLRAPQSFDILVRIPRLFDILQAGLTPNLIHHSRLTLTHPSTATSLDSESVIFPPESDPCD; the protein is encoded by the coding sequence ATGGCCGCCCACTCTGAGCCACTGATGACAGGCATCATGATTTTGTTGCCCCTGGCGGCCGGTATGGTGGTGTTCCAGGCCAATCCCTACTATGCCCTAGTGATCCGAGGCATTTTGGGAGCCATTGCCGCCTTAATCTATGCCCTCTTGGGAGCCGCGGATGTGGCTTTGACCGAAGCCCTAGTTGGAACCATGTTGGCGATTACGCTCTATGCTGTGGCGGTGCGCTCTTCTTTGGTGATGCGTTTGGGTGTCTTAGCAGAACTCTGCCAAAACCGTGATGACAACACCTGCGATCCGGTCAACGAGGCCCCGTTTGCGGAGATGATTGCGGCCTATCGTCAGATTATTGCTCCCTATCATTTGCGCTTGGAACTTGTCCCTTACCCGGATACAGAACAGCTTACCCAAGCCCTCAAGTCACGAGTTGTTCACGGAATCTGCCACCTCAGCCCGCTGCGCGCCCCCCAATCCTTTGACATCCTGGTGCGGATTCCTCGTTTATTTGACATTCTCCAGGCCGGCCTCACCCCGAATCTGATCCACCATAGCCGTTTAACCCTGACCCACCCCAGCACCGCCACCTCACTAGACTCTGAATCTGTCATTTTTCCCCCGGAATCAGACCCATGCGACTAA
- a CDS encoding SulP family inorganic anion transporter, which translates to MPITNKINFLNLRGDLFGGVTAAIVSLPLSLAFGVASGAGPIAGLYGAVCVGFFAALFGGTPTLISEPTGPMTVVMTAIVASLTAANPDYGLAMAFTVVMLAGVFQIIFGVFKLGKYITLMPYSVISGFMSGIGVILIILQIGPFLGQSAPKGGVIGTVRALPELLSNIHPAAAILGILTVAIIFFTPKKVKRLVPPQLIALVVGTILSLTLFQSADLRRIGDLGDIPMGLPDFVLPTFSPGQITTMLINGVMLGMLGCIDTLLTAVIADSLTRTEHNSDKELIGQGIGNIVSGLCGGLPGAGATMGTVVNIQTGAKTAVSGITRALILLVVVLGAARYTQPIPMAVLAGIALKVGIDILDWSFLKRSHKVSVKGSLIMYGVLLLTVFVDLIVAVGVGVFIANILTIERLSSLQSSEVKLISDTDDDARLTPEEQALLDAGQGRILLFYLSGPMIFGLSKAIAREHNAMKEADVLVMDLSDVPLLGVTASLAIENAIRDASDKGVVVYLVGASGKVLQRLEKLGLFSCITPDHILTDRADALELAVEYVREKHSDLEAPVISPT; encoded by the coding sequence ATGCCAATAACTAATAAGATTAACTTTCTTAACCTCCGAGGCGATTTATTTGGGGGTGTCACTGCCGCGATTGTCTCTCTGCCCTTATCTCTGGCTTTTGGAGTGGCATCAGGAGCCGGGCCAATTGCTGGGTTGTATGGAGCGGTTTGTGTCGGCTTTTTTGCGGCCTTATTTGGTGGGACTCCGACTTTAATTTCTGAACCCACAGGCCCGATGACAGTAGTGATGACAGCGATTGTGGCCAGTTTGACCGCTGCTAATCCTGACTATGGCCTGGCGATGGCGTTTACGGTGGTGATGCTGGCTGGGGTATTTCAGATTATTTTTGGCGTGTTCAAGCTAGGGAAATACATTACTTTAATGCCCTACAGTGTCATTTCTGGCTTTATGTCCGGGATTGGCGTGATTCTGATTATTCTGCAAATTGGGCCGTTCCTAGGTCAGTCTGCCCCCAAAGGAGGCGTTATTGGCACCGTCCGGGCATTACCAGAATTATTGAGTAATATTCATCCGGCGGCGGCTATTCTCGGCATTTTAACGGTGGCCATTATCTTCTTTACCCCCAAAAAAGTGAAGCGGCTTGTGCCGCCCCAATTAATTGCGCTTGTCGTTGGGACAATTCTTTCGCTGACTCTCTTCCAAAGTGCTGATCTGCGCCGGATTGGGGACTTGGGAGATATTCCGATGGGATTACCGGATTTTGTCCTACCCACCTTTAGCCCAGGCCAGATTACAACCATGCTGATCAATGGCGTGATGTTAGGGATGTTGGGCTGTATTGATACCTTGTTAACTGCTGTAATTGCCGACAGTCTCACCCGCACGGAGCATAATTCCGACAAAGAACTGATTGGGCAAGGGATTGGCAACATTGTCTCGGGCCTGTGTGGGGGCTTACCGGGAGCCGGGGCAACAATGGGGACTGTGGTTAATATTCAAACCGGGGCCAAAACAGCCGTTTCTGGGATTACCCGAGCCTTGATTCTGCTGGTGGTGGTGCTAGGGGCGGCCCGTTATACTCAACCGATTCCGATGGCGGTCTTGGCGGGGATTGCCCTCAAGGTGGGGATTGATATTCTTGATTGGAGTTTCCTGAAGCGGTCTCACAAAGTTTCAGTTAAAGGCTCCCTGATCATGTATGGGGTGCTGCTGCTGACGGTGTTTGTGGACTTGATTGTGGCGGTGGGTGTGGGGGTCTTTATTGCCAATATCCTCACGATTGAGCGACTGAGTAGCTTGCAGTCCTCTGAGGTGAAATTAATTTCTGATACGGATGATGATGCTCGCTTAACCCCGGAAGAACAGGCCCTTTTAGATGCCGGCCAGGGGCGGATTTTGCTGTTTTACCTCAGTGGCCCGATGATTTTTGGCCTTTCCAAAGCAATTGCCCGCGAACACAATGCCATGAAAGAGGCCGATGTTTTGGTGATGGACTTGAGTGATGTGCCGCTGTTGGGCGTAACTGCGTCCCTTGCCATTGAAAATGCGATTCGCGATGCCTCAGACAAAGGAGTAGTGGTCTATTTAGTTGGGGCAAGTGGGAAGGTATTGCAACGGTTGGAAAAATTGGGCCTGTTTAGCTGCATTACCCCAGATCATATCCTGACGGATCGAGCTGATGCCCTAGAGTTAGCGGTGGAGTATGTTAGAGAAAAGCACTCCGATTTGGAGGCCCCGGTGATTAGTCCGACCTAG
- a CDS encoding cation:proton antiporter, whose amino-acid sequence MNNLTIAWLCLPFFMGLVIYLLPRWDRYFAIGTLLISLLFSLQILGLSPGFPVQLLDQFGVHLYLDSLAGYFILTNGLVMVAVVMESWQNRQNYFFLALLMFLHGGLNSCFIANDLISLYVALEVVSLVVFLLIAYPRAEKAIWLALRYLMISNTALLFYLMGAVLVYQANHSFMFSGLSQAPPEAIVTIFLGLMTKGGLFISGLWSPLTNAESAANVSALLSGIIEKAAIFPLVRFALLLPDLAWPLQLLGILAAIFGVGFALVQRDLKRLLAFSTISQLGWLLVAPEVSGFYGLAHGLAKSGLFLTTGQLPHRNFDDYGTQPLNGILWLGLVIPSLSICGLPLLAGFGAKSLALENLSGGPMILMTVAAVSTVIAYSKLLFIPHQPVFLGQTNLAITAANSTAPDPVAGVSPGYLLASVWLILGLVVANGVDLSAYTFSGILKGLGTIAVGLVIYYLIGGKIRVENPQAWEGLEHLIGMMSLILIGLFWLVSQ is encoded by the coding sequence ATGAATAATCTCACGATTGCTTGGCTGTGTTTGCCGTTTTTCATGGGCCTGGTGATTTATTTACTCCCCCGCTGGGATCGCTATTTTGCCATTGGCACGCTGTTGATCTCGCTCTTGTTTTCTCTGCAAATCTTGGGGCTATCGCCAGGATTCCCAGTGCAGCTCTTGGATCAGTTTGGGGTGCATTTATATCTGGATTCTCTGGCGGGTTATTTTATCCTGACCAATGGCCTGGTCATGGTGGCGGTGGTGATGGAGAGTTGGCAAAACCGGCAGAACTATTTTTTCTTGGCCTTGTTGATGTTTCTCCACGGGGGCTTAAATTCCTGCTTTATTGCCAATGATTTAATCAGTCTCTATGTCGCCCTAGAAGTTGTGAGTTTGGTCGTCTTTCTATTGATCGCCTATCCCCGTGCCGAAAAAGCGATTTGGTTAGCCTTGCGCTATTTAATGATCAGCAATACCGCCCTGTTGTTTTATTTAATGGGAGCGGTTTTAGTCTATCAGGCCAATCATTCCTTTATGTTTAGCGGTTTGAGCCAGGCCCCACCGGAAGCCATTGTCACCATTTTCTTAGGATTAATGACGAAAGGAGGATTATTTATTTCCGGTCTCTGGTCGCCCTTAACCAACGCTGAATCAGCCGCCAATGTTTCCGCCTTGCTCTCAGGCATTATTGAAAAAGCCGCTATCTTTCCCCTGGTCAGATTTGCCCTCTTGCTCCCGGATTTGGCCTGGCCCTTACAACTGCTGGGCATCCTCGCGGCGATCTTTGGGGTTGGCTTCGCCTTGGTACAGCGGGATCTGAAACGGTTGTTGGCCTTTAGTACGATTTCCCAATTAGGCTGGTTATTAGTGGCCCCAGAGGTGAGTGGATTTTATGGGTTAGCCCATGGCCTGGCAAAGTCTGGCTTATTTCTAACCACCGGCCAACTTCCCCACCGCAATTTTGATGATTATGGAACTCAGCCCTTAAATGGAATACTGTGGCTCGGGTTAGTCATTCCCAGTTTGTCCATCTGTGGCTTACCGCTTTTGGCCGGCTTTGGGGCGAAATCATTAGCGTTAGAAAACTTGAGTGGTGGGCCGATGATCCTGATGACGGTGGCGGCGGTGAGTACAGTTATCGCTTACAGTAAACTTCTGTTTATCCCCCATCAACCCGTATTTCTAGGTCAGACAAATTTAGCCATCACCGCGGCCAACTCAACTGCTCCGGATCCAGTGGCGGGCGTTTCCCCAGGGTATTTGTTGGCCAGTGTTTGGTTAATCCTAGGCCTGGTGGTGGCCAATGGCGTGGATCTTTCTGCTTACACTTTTTCTGGAATTCTGAAGGGATTAGGTACGATTGCGGTTGGGTTGGTTATTTATTATTTAATTGGGGGGAAGATTAGGGTGGAAAATCCCCAGGCCTGGGAAGGATTAGAGCATTTAATTGGGATGATGAGTTTGATTTTAATTGGCTTGTTTTGGCTGGTGTCACAATGA
- a CDS encoding Na(+)/H(+) antiporter subunit B, with protein MRLTITPLKLLYCLAGLGLSLKVLWIGNPVLDITGLAIVKAIAEESGVPNAVTGLIFRNRLHDTMFEVLVFTIAIMGAGFLLANETPLSQIYQFRDQPSIVLARLGATISALVSIELAIRGHLSPGGGFAAGVAGGTAIGLVALISSPERLQSFYQRWHIGIWEKLSVLVFIVLAAVTLMGWELPPGELGGLVSGGIIPILNMLVAFKVALGSWAAILIFIRYRGLL; from the coding sequence ATGCGACTAACCATCACACCCCTAAAACTGTTGTACTGCCTGGCTGGTCTTGGTTTGAGCTTGAAGGTATTGTGGATAGGCAATCCTGTTTTAGACATCACCGGTCTGGCGATTGTCAAAGCCATTGCTGAAGAGAGTGGCGTACCCAATGCGGTGACTGGGCTTATTTTTCGCAATCGTCTCCATGACACCATGTTTGAGGTCTTGGTCTTCACCATTGCCATTATGGGCGCGGGATTCCTCCTCGCCAATGAAACCCCCCTCAGCCAAATTTATCAATTTCGGGATCAGCCCTCGATTGTCTTAGCACGGTTAGGCGCGACTATTTCCGCCTTGGTCAGCATTGAACTAGCCATTCGGGGGCATCTCAGTCCGGGAGGTGGATTTGCAGCGGGGGTGGCCGGGGGGACAGCCATTGGCCTGGTGGCGTTGATTTCCTCACCGGAGCGGCTGCAAAGTTTCTATCAACGCTGGCACATAGGCATTTGGGAAAAGCTCTCTGTTTTGGTGTTCATTGTTTTGGCTGCCGTGACCTTAATGGGCTGGGAATTACCGCCAGGAGAACTGGGGGGCCTGGTCAGTGGTGGCATCATTCCGATCCTGAATATGTTGGTCGCGTTTAAAGTGGCCTTAGGGTCGTGGGCGGCAATTTTAATTTTTATTCGCTATCGGGGCCTGTTGTAG
- a CDS encoding cation:proton antiporter subunit C yields MLLEASVLAAILIGFGGMILKRNVLLKIIALDVMSTGVIAYFVLIAARTGLFTPIFSHLKNVNYADPVPQAVILTAIVIGFSSQAVLLVAAMKLARDNPTLETDVLEERYLALPRPKP; encoded by the coding sequence ATGCTTTTAGAGGCCTCTGTGTTAGCGGCGATTTTAATTGGCTTTGGCGGCATGATTCTCAAACGAAATGTGCTGTTAAAAATCATTGCTCTCGATGTGATGAGTACCGGGGTGATTGCTTATTTTGTTCTAATTGCCGCCCGCACCGGCCTGTTTACACCAATTTTCTCCCATCTTAAAAATGTTAACTACGCGGATCCAGTGCCCCAGGCCGTGATTTTGACCGCGATTGTAATTGGATTTTCCAGCCAGGCCGTGTTATTAGTTGCGGCGATGAAGTTGGCCCGCGATAATCCTACCCTAGAAACAGATGTCCTTGAGGAACGGTATTTAGCCTTACCTCGGCCCAAACCATGA
- a CDS encoding Na+/H+ antiporter subunit E, with product MTGYLNLILRLAIWFLLTADFGLTNIIIGVTVCLLLPRTHRSPGRLEDWLQALWKVMKAVPQAYLEAFQMMIKPHTKVVIMRQKAPPQRTPGLVFLDIFLITFTPKTIVFNYEHDEHHDDWYAIHKIQPKEIQP from the coding sequence ATGACGGGATACTTAAACTTAATTCTCAGACTCGCGATTTGGTTTTTGTTGACCGCCGATTTTGGGTTGACCAATATCATCATTGGCGTAACAGTCTGCTTATTGTTACCGCGCACTCATCGCTCCCCCGGTCGATTAGAGGATTGGCTCCAGGCCCTATGGAAAGTGATGAAAGCAGTCCCCCAGGCCTATCTGGAAGCATTCCAAATGATGATTAAACCCCATACAAAAGTCGTCATTATGCGGCAAAAAGCCCCACCTCAGCGGACTCCAGGCCTGGTTTTTTTAGACATTTTTCTGATTACATTCACCCCAAAAACCATTGTCTTTAATTATGAACATGACGAGCATCATGACGACTGGTATGCAATCCATAAAATTCAACCCAAAGAGATACAACCATGA